A genomic region of Alligator mississippiensis isolate rAllMis1 chromosome 4, rAllMis1, whole genome shotgun sequence contains the following coding sequences:
- the PHOSPHO1 gene encoding phosphoethanolamine/phosphocholine phosphatase, whose protein sequence is MKRCFEGVGLRCLFKGVSMAAPRPAKHLLIFDFDETIVNENSDDSVIRAAPGQEVPEHIRQTFQEGFYNEYMQRVFEYMGDQGVKMLDYKTVYENIPLSPGMPELFQFLSKNQDQFEIILISDANMFGIECALREAGCYSLFRKIFSNPSGFDKRGYLTLGPYHSHKCLQCPANMCKRKILTEYLSERAQEGVEFEKAFYVGDGANDFCPSTALTSTDVAFPRKGYPMHKMYQEMEKKQPGVFQATVVPWYSAMEVCQHLQEFLKKKC, encoded by the exons ATGAAAAGGTGCTTTGAGGGTGTTGGGCTGCGATGCCTGTTTAAG GGCGTCAGCATGGCGGCCCCCAGGCCTGCAAAACACCTCCTCATCTTTGACTTCGATGAGACAATCGTCAACGAGAACAGTGATGACTCAGTCATAAGGGCTGCTCCGGGACAGGAGGTCCCAGAACACATCCGCCAAACCTTCCAGGAAGGCTTTTACAACGAATATATGCAGCGGGTCTTTGAATACATGGGAGACCAAGGGGTCAAGATGCTGGACTATAAGACGGTCTACGAAAACATCCCCCTATCACCTGGGATGCCGGAGCTTTTCCAGTTCCTCTCCAAGAATCAAGACCAGTTTGAGATCATTCTCATCTCTGATGCCAACATGTTTGGCATTGAATGTGCTTTGAGAGAGGCAGGCTGCTACTCTTTGTTCCGCAAAATCTTTAGCAATCCCTCTGGCTTTGACAAGAGGGGCTACCTCACCTTGGGGCCCTATCACTCTCACAAGTGCCTCCAATGCCCAGCAAACATGTGCAAGCGCAAAATCCTCACTGAATACCTGTCtgagagagcccaggaaggggtgGAGTTTGAGAAGGCTTTCTATGTTGGGGATGGGGCCAATGACTTCTGTCCCTCCACGGCCCTGACTTCAACAGATGTTGCTTTCCCACGGAAAGGCTACCCCATGCACAAGATGTATCAGGAGATGGAGAAAAAGCAACCTGGAGTCTTCCAGGCCACTGTAGTTCCCTGGTACTCAGCTATGGAAGTTTGCCAGCATCTTCAGGAGTTCCTCAAGAAGAAATGCTGA